A section of the Rhizobium sp. BG4 genome encodes:
- a CDS encoding ATP-dependent Clp protease proteolytic subunit, with protein sequence MREAMQLVPMVVEQSSRGERSFDIYSRLLRERIIFLNGEVNDTVSALVCAQLLFLEAENPRKPIHLYINSPGGVVTSGLAMYDTMHYIRAPVHTLCMGTARSMGSFLLMSGQPGERTALPNASIHIHQPLGGFQGQASDMLIHAEEMQKTKHRMTRLYAEHCGRSYEDFERAMDRDRFMTAEEALEWGLIDRILKVREDTGEL encoded by the coding sequence ATGCGCGAAGCGATGCAACTCGTCCCTATGGTCGTCGAACAGTCCAGCCGAGGGGAGCGGTCCTTTGATATCTATTCCCGGCTGCTGCGCGAGCGGATCATCTTCCTCAATGGCGAGGTCAACGATACCGTCTCGGCGCTCGTCTGCGCGCAACTGCTGTTTCTGGAAGCGGAAAATCCCAGAAAGCCGATCCATCTCTATATCAATTCGCCGGGTGGCGTCGTGACCAGCGGCCTCGCCATGTACGACACCATGCATTACATCCGCGCCCCCGTGCATACGCTGTGCATGGGCACCGCCCGCTCGATGGGCTCGTTCCTGCTGATGTCCGGCCAGCCGGGCGAACGCACGGCGCTTCCCAATGCCAGCATCCACATTCACCAGCCGCTGGGCGGATTCCAGGGGCAGGCGTCGGACATGCTGATCCATGCGGAGGAAATGCAGAAGACCAAGCACCGCATGACACGGCTCTACGCCGAGCATTGCGGACGTTCCTACGAAGACTTCGAGCGCGCGATGGATCGCGACCGCTTCATGACGGCGGAGGAAGCGCTGGAATGGGGTCTTATCGACCGCATCCTGAAGGTTCGGGAAGACACGGGCGAACTATAG
- a CDS encoding SRPBCC domain-containing protein translates to MSEAQVSEQESGIELEFDLGDPPQKVWRAVTIPELRERWLPKESLADPDAISVTPGEQVRYRLRDDTPPFFESIVTFTLTPNADGGTCLRIVHELTDARLDEMTRAPANSNSPLLMLAA, encoded by the coding sequence ATGAGCGAAGCGCAGGTGAGCGAGCAGGAGAGCGGCATCGAGCTGGAGTTCGACCTCGGCGATCCGCCACAAAAGGTCTGGCGCGCCGTCACCATTCCCGAACTTAGGGAAAGGTGGTTGCCGAAGGAATCCTTGGCCGATCCCGATGCGATATCGGTCACCCCCGGTGAGCAGGTTCGCTACAGGCTGCGCGACGACACGCCGCCTTTTTTTGAAAGTATCGTGACCTTCACGCTCACCCCGAATGCCGATGGCGGCACGTGCCTGCGGATCGTCCACGAGCTCACGGACGCGAGGCTCGATGAAATGACCAGAGCGCCGGCAAACAGCAACAGCCCGCTGCTCATGCTCGCCGCCTGA
- a CDS encoding metalloregulator ArsR/SmtB family transcription factor: MIENDFFRALADPTRRAIFEKLAAGSMNASALREGMEISQPAMSQHLAVLRSARLVREERQGRFVIYEVDPDGLALIAQWLAKYRAYWPDRIAALKVLLKDMDQ, translated from the coding sequence ATGATAGAGAACGATTTCTTCCGGGCTTTGGCAGACCCGACCCGACGCGCGATCTTTGAAAAGCTGGCGGCAGGCAGCATGAACGCCAGCGCCTTGCGCGAGGGCATGGAGATCAGCCAGCCGGCGATGTCGCAGCACCTCGCGGTTCTGCGCAGCGCAAGGCTCGTCAGGGAGGAGCGGCAGGGGCGGTTCGTGATCTACGAGGTCGATCCCGATGGGCTGGCTCTCATCGCCCAGTGGCTGGCGAAATACCGCGCCTACTGGCCGGACCGTATCGCAGCACTCAAAGTCTTGCTGAAGGACATGGATCAATGA
- a CDS encoding LacI family DNA-binding transcriptional regulator yields the protein MGNQVPGRESKRSAHVRLSDVAKKVGVSPITISRALRNPEIVSEDLRQLILRTVDEMGYVPNLAARALASRHSGVVGVITPALHQHSFTDIMSGIEDRLRATDLRVQYANTLYDPDQEMNQLKSFLAQKPAGIIVAGAEYYDALAPLLSAAACPVAHIVDSSQKAEGLVAAVDHYAAGAAATRMLLSKNYRRIAFVGCRRDTRPRRRFDGYADVMREAGCFDEALVASQVGAIGIGAGRELFSKLVEVAPDVDAVFCQSDDLAVGALLECWTRGLRVPEDIGICGFNDLDYAIHCEPALTTVSIPRYDIGHRVADMLLKAVREEEPYEAHVDFGFKIVERGSTR from the coding sequence ATGGGGAATCAAGTGCCGGGTAGGGAAAGCAAGCGCTCAGCGCATGTCAGATTGAGCGATGTCGCTAAGAAGGTGGGCGTCAGTCCCATCACCATCTCCCGGGCACTGCGCAATCCGGAGATCGTTTCCGAAGATCTGCGTCAGCTCATCCTGCGCACCGTCGATGAGATGGGTTATGTCCCCAACCTCGCGGCCCGCGCCCTTGCCAGCCGCCATAGCGGCGTCGTCGGCGTCATTACGCCAGCCCTCCATCAGCACTCCTTTACCGATATCATGAGCGGCATCGAGGATCGCCTGCGGGCGACGGACCTGCGCGTCCAATATGCCAATACGCTCTATGATCCCGACCAGGAAATGAACCAGCTGAAATCCTTCCTGGCGCAGAAGCCGGCCGGCATCATCGTTGCCGGCGCGGAATATTACGATGCGCTGGCGCCATTGCTAAGCGCCGCTGCCTGCCCCGTTGCCCATATCGTCGATTCCAGCCAGAAGGCCGAGGGCCTGGTCGCCGCCGTCGATCACTATGCGGCGGGTGCTGCCGCCACCCGCATGCTGCTGTCGAAGAACTACCGCCGCATCGCTTTCGTCGGCTGCCGCCGCGATACCCGCCCGCGCCGCCGCTTCGATGGATATGCCGATGTCATGCGCGAAGCCGGCTGTTTCGACGAGGCACTGGTCGCAAGCCAGGTGGGTGCAATCGGCATCGGCGCCGGACGCGAGCTCTTCAGCAAGCTGGTGGAGGTTGCGCCGGATGTGGACGCGGTCTTCTGCCAGAGCGACGACCTCGCCGTCGGCGCGCTTCTCGAATGCTGGACGCGCGGCCTGCGCGTCCCCGAGGATATCGGCATCTGCGGCTTCAACGATCTCGACTACGCGATCCATTGCGAACCGGCGCTGACGACGGTCAGCATCCCGCGCTACGATATCGGCCACCGCGTCGCCGATATGCTGCTGAAGGCTGTCCGCGAGGAAGAGCCGTACGAAGCCCATGTCGATTTCGGCTTCAAGATCGTCGAGCGCGGCTCCACACGCTAG
- a CDS encoding type II toxin-antitoxin system HicA family toxin, which produces MKREQLLRDLRKLAKERGKQFDVYEDRGKGSHYRVTFGDRFTTIKSGELTPGYVRLIRKQLGVD; this is translated from the coding sequence ATGAAACGCGAGCAGCTTCTGCGTGACCTTCGAAAGCTCGCCAAGGAAAGGGGCAAGCAGTTCGACGTCTATGAAGACCGGGGCAAGGGATCGCATTATCGCGTCACGTTCGGAGACCGTTTCACGACGATAAAGTCGGGCGAGCTTACGCCCGGCTATGTCCGGCTGATCAGAAAGCAGCTTGGCGTCGATTGA
- a CDS encoding type II toxin-antitoxin system HicB family antitoxin, whose amino-acid sequence MRYVYMANLETDPDGGMLVTFADVPEAITHGETLSEALSNAREALGLALRGIVQEGRATPEPLAVDGVAVAVDAEEAIKLAVIEAFREAGISKRELARRLNKSENEARRILDPDHPSKLSQLQDAMQVLGKTIVISVLQAA is encoded by the coding sequence ATGCGATATGTCTACATGGCAAATCTCGAAACCGATCCCGACGGCGGAATGCTTGTGACCTTTGCCGACGTGCCGGAAGCGATCACCCATGGCGAAACGCTTTCCGAGGCGCTGAGCAATGCAAGGGAAGCGCTCGGCCTGGCACTGCGGGGTATCGTTCAGGAAGGGCGAGCGACGCCGGAACCTTTGGCCGTTGATGGTGTGGCAGTGGCCGTCGATGCGGAGGAGGCAATCAAGCTCGCGGTCATCGAGGCGTTCCGCGAGGCCGGAATTTCGAAACGGGAGCTGGCGCGGCGGCTGAACAAGAGCGAAAACGAAGCCCGCCGCATCCTCGACCCGGACCACCCTTCCAAGCTCAGCCAGCTGCAGGATGCAATGCAGGTACTGGGCAAGACGATTGTCATTTCCGTGCTGCAAGCGGCGTAG
- a CDS encoding site-specific integrase → MADTRYLKQRRQGWYFAMKVPADLVDKIGKSDIVQSLRTRDLTQAQKDRWPLVAECTAQFEVLRGKRTWTPTEIEDKAQEEYEATLKMLAEHNESEENVDIFAELEAEKLESGKLNDLDHALVSARIAAAAGRRAVMDGRTFTLPRAFGRNGIDMETLQPVTLKKRKTGEAFADAARRYIEEIQRDSSAKLTEQTRGQYEAVYRLFDQWAGKPSLDEVDRKQAAEFLDKIATLDPHWGRSPQTKQRTFSEIVKDFGNHEIGLSNRTINRYATALSMVWQWAKRRGLLTSENPWEDQYRKIGEKRKTKKLPFTVEEMRKLLATRPEVRPATQDNSNTLAWLCLISAYSGMRLNEMCDRKVVDIKQEDGVWYFNITNAKSEAGDRKVPLHSRLIAAGLLDFMRHHKSEWLFPALKPGGPDGKRSWYISKRFTERRRALKITRPDERTGKDRVDFHSFRRSAIKVLERARLPQTEVAQVVGHDREGITFGTYNPDGLDIHALQHVVEAIRYPEIEQASAAAA, encoded by the coding sequence ATGGCCGATACTCGATACCTGAAACAGCGGCGGCAGGGCTGGTACTTCGCGATGAAGGTTCCTGCCGATTTGGTCGACAAAATAGGCAAGTCAGACATCGTGCAATCGCTGCGCACCCGAGATCTGACGCAAGCGCAGAAAGATCGCTGGCCACTGGTTGCGGAGTGTACCGCACAGTTTGAAGTCCTCCGTGGCAAGCGCACGTGGACACCTACAGAAATCGAGGACAAGGCACAGGAGGAATACGAAGCCACGCTGAAGATGCTGGCAGAGCACAACGAAAGCGAGGAGAACGTCGATATCTTCGCCGAGCTTGAAGCCGAGAAGCTGGAGAGCGGGAAGCTCAACGATCTGGACCATGCCCTCGTTTCGGCACGCATTGCAGCGGCAGCGGGACGCAGAGCTGTCATGGACGGGAGAACCTTCACCCTGCCACGCGCCTTCGGACGCAACGGCATCGACATGGAAACCCTCCAGCCAGTCACTTTGAAGAAGCGAAAGACCGGGGAAGCCTTCGCCGACGCGGCCCGTCGCTACATCGAGGAAATCCAACGCGACAGCTCTGCGAAGCTCACAGAGCAAACACGCGGTCAGTACGAAGCCGTGTATCGTCTGTTCGACCAGTGGGCGGGCAAGCCAAGCCTGGATGAGGTTGACCGTAAACAGGCGGCGGAGTTTCTCGACAAGATTGCCACCCTTGACCCTCACTGGGGTCGAAGCCCGCAGACGAAGCAGCGGACATTCAGCGAGATTGTTAAGGATTTCGGCAACCACGAAATCGGACTTAGCAACAGGACGATCAACCGATACGCCACGGCCCTTTCCATGGTGTGGCAGTGGGCCAAGCGACGGGGTCTGTTGACTAGCGAAAACCCGTGGGAGGATCAGTACCGCAAGATCGGTGAGAAGCGGAAAACCAAAAAGCTCCCCTTCACCGTCGAAGAGATGAGGAAGCTTCTAGCCACACGACCGGAAGTTCGCCCAGCAACGCAGGACAACTCCAACACACTGGCGTGGCTATGCCTGATCTCCGCATACAGCGGGATGCGCTTGAACGAAATGTGCGATCGCAAGGTCGTCGATATAAAACAGGAGGACGGAGTGTGGTATTTCAACATTACCAACGCCAAGTCAGAGGCGGGTGACCGCAAAGTGCCTCTCCACTCTCGCCTCATTGCTGCTGGCCTGCTCGACTTCATGCGCCATCATAAGAGCGAGTGGCTGTTCCCCGCATTGAAGCCCGGTGGTCCCGACGGTAAGCGATCATGGTACATCTCGAAACGCTTCACGGAGCGCCGACGGGCACTGAAAATCACCCGACCTGACGAGCGAACTGGCAAAGATCGCGTTGACTTCCACTCATTTCGCCGTAGCGCCATTAAGGTGCTTGAACGGGCAAGACTTCCACAAACGGAAGTGGCGCAGGTTGTCGGCCATGATCGGGAGGGGATCACATTTGGCACCTACAATCCCGATGGTCTCGATATTCACGCTCTTCAGCACGTTGTCGAGGCGATCAGATACCCTGAGATTGAACAGGCCTCTGCGGCGGCTGCATGA
- a CDS encoding SH3 domain-containing protein, translated as MVVFIPCDMRAEEMKLGVVVTQKLNMRAQPNTQGAVVAELPLGMKIAILSGHVGDWREIGAVIDNATKTGWVREKFIAEVSRTPPNSPPEAGPKAPRYTSPFSISNSDLDCKEDYISGGYSSCDYTVTVEYNGDRDVEGTFSVSCDVEARMEHRDDLLPSRRSFQGYSTLYVSSGYGSTTVDVTLRPGFSLEPLLRVKVTDTQCRYDR; from the coding sequence ATGGTGGTTTTCATTCCGTGTGATATGCGGGCTGAGGAGATGAAGCTCGGTGTAGTGGTGACGCAAAAGCTTAACATGCGTGCACAGCCGAACACACAGGGCGCCGTGGTCGCAGAGCTACCGCTGGGCATGAAGATTGCGATCCTCAGTGGACACGTTGGCGATTGGAGAGAGATCGGTGCCGTCATCGATAATGCAACGAAGACGGGTTGGGTGCGGGAGAAGTTCATTGCGGAGGTGTCTCGTACCCCGCCCAACTCACCCCCAGAGGCAGGGCCTAAAGCGCCTCGTTACACCTCGCCTTTCTCGATAAGCAACTCAGATCTCGACTGCAAAGAGGATTACATCAGTGGCGGCTATAGTAGTTGTGATTATACGGTCACGGTTGAGTATAACGGAGACAGAGATGTCGAAGGGACGTTCAGTGTTAGCTGCGATGTCGAAGCTCGAATGGAGCACAGAGACGACCTATTGCCCAGCCGCAGGAGTTTTCAGGGATATTCAACGCTGTACGTCAGCTCTGGATACGGCAGCACCACGGTGGATGTGACGTTAAGGCCCGGGTTCTCATTGGAGCCGCTTCTACGAGTAAAGGTGACCGATACACAATGCAGGTATGACCGTTAG
- a CDS encoding recombinase family protein, with the protein MHVRAYLRASTKDQDASRARDDLFRFASERDLKIAASYVENESGATLARPELFRLLSDCHPGDILLVEQVDRLSRLNAADWERLKAQIQQRRVKVVALDLPTSWMMATADKDDIQSRMLDAINGMMLDMLAAIARKDYEDRRRRQAQGIAKAKTEGIYKGRPEDAERNEAIMKMLANKQSWNSIVKATGCSRSTLSRLSKRVAASTLP; encoded by the coding sequence ATGCATGTCCGCGCGTATCTCCGAGCCAGCACCAAGGACCAAGACGCCAGCCGCGCAAGGGACGACCTGTTCCGCTTCGCCTCCGAGCGTGACCTGAAGATCGCCGCCTCCTATGTGGAGAACGAGAGTGGCGCGACCTTGGCCCGTCCTGAACTGTTCCGGCTGCTCTCAGACTGCCATCCCGGTGATATTCTCCTGGTGGAGCAGGTCGACCGCTTAAGTCGGTTGAACGCTGCCGACTGGGAGAGACTGAAGGCTCAGATACAACAGCGAAGGGTGAAGGTGGTGGCCTTGGACCTTCCTACATCGTGGATGATGGCCACGGCCGACAAGGACGATATCCAGAGCCGCATGCTGGACGCCATCAACGGGATGATGTTGGACATGCTCGCAGCGATCGCCCGCAAGGACTATGAGGATCGTAGAAGACGACAGGCGCAAGGTATCGCCAAGGCGAAGACTGAAGGTATCTACAAGGGACGGCCTGAGGACGCCGAACGAAACGAAGCCATCATGAAGATGCTCGCAAACAAGCAGAGCTGGAACAGCATTGTGAAAGCCACCGGATGCTCCCGTTCGACGCTATCAAGATTGTCGAAACGCGTTGCTGCGTCGACCTTGCCGTAA
- a CDS encoding type I restriction endonuclease subunit R, whose amino-acid sequence MGDVLYTQSASEHSKSGFNEGLVEEAVIGTFRDLGYSYENAAVVSPDGIAPAREAYGDVLLIERLRSAVARLNSTIPAEAREQAIRQLLVTETPSLVEENRRIHKLIAEGVDVEFGIGDGEVKGDKVWLIDFDNPGDNDWLVTNQFTVVEGKYTRRPDVLVFVNGLPLGIIELKNAGSEAATIDHAFQQLQTYKAQVPSLFRTNAVLVASDGMLARIGSLTADEERFMPWRSVTGAAGDFTPHGPYEMDTLLRGVFDKERFLALIRDFIVFGDQGAGAFKIIGGYHQFHGARKAIASAIEAAKPDGNRKIGVIWHTQGSGKSFLMAFLGGLIVRSRELENPTLIVLTDRNDLDDQLFGTFSLCKDLIRQTPEQANSRDDLRRLLNRASGGVIFTTVQKFTPEAGEERFPMLTDRRNVIVMADEAHRSQYGFDAKLDKETGKRRYGYAHYIREALPNASFIGFTGTPIEADDVNTPAIFGEYIDIYDISRAVEDKATVPIYYESRLARIELNEDEKPKIDAEIEAMLEDDALSEQEKQKAKWTTVERLVGSKKRLSQVAADLVSHLEKRVEGLPGKAMAVCMSRRICVDLYNEIVALRPDWHSDDDDKGAIKIVMTGSASDPLEWQPHIGNKKRRDDLAKRARKLDDPLKLVIVRDMWLTGFDAPCMHTMYVDKPMHGHGLMQAIARVNRVFKDKPGGLIVDYIGIAQNLKKALAQYSQSDRDKTGIDEEEAVAVLLEKYEIVRAMFNGHDYSLGISGAPQQRLKALADGIDWILKWQHKEATKVEGIEAKKKAHRRYQDAVLELSKAYALASASDAAAEIRDEVGFFQAVRAALVKTTATGKMSDKAKSLAVEQLLNQAVANAEIIDILKAAGLQSPDISVLSDEFLADVQRMAKKNLALEALRKLLNGEIKSRSQTNVVQSKAFSKRLEEAVTRYHANAISTVEMIQELIALAKEMQAAAARGEELGLSQEEIAFYDALAANDSAVQAMGSDQLRVIAHELVEQMRKSVTVDWQHRAAARAKMRVLVKRILKKFGYPPDLEQDAVQTVLAQAELLLREVASAH is encoded by the coding sequence ATGGGCGACGTCCTCTACACGCAGTCAGCTTCCGAACACAGCAAGAGTGGCTTCAACGAAGGCCTTGTCGAAGAGGCGGTGATCGGCACCTTCCGCGATCTGGGCTACTCCTACGAGAACGCAGCGGTGGTCTCTCCCGATGGCATCGCACCCGCCCGTGAGGCCTACGGCGATGTTCTGCTGATCGAACGCCTGCGGTCGGCCGTTGCGCGGCTGAACTCGACAATCCCAGCTGAAGCTCGCGAGCAGGCGATCAGGCAATTACTGGTGACCGAGACGCCCTCGCTGGTGGAGGAAAATCGCCGCATTCACAAGCTGATTGCCGAGGGCGTCGATGTCGAATTTGGCATCGGCGATGGGGAGGTAAAAGGCGACAAGGTCTGGCTGATCGACTTCGACAACCCTGGCGACAACGACTGGCTTGTGACCAACCAGTTCACCGTCGTCGAGGGCAAGTACACCCGTCGTCCGGACGTGCTGGTCTTCGTAAATGGTCTGCCACTCGGCATCATCGAGTTGAAGAACGCTGGCAGCGAGGCTGCGACCATCGACCACGCTTTCCAGCAACTTCAGACCTACAAGGCCCAGGTGCCTTCGCTCTTCCGCACCAATGCCGTGCTGGTCGCCTCCGACGGCATGCTGGCTCGTATCGGCTCGCTAACAGCAGACGAGGAGCGCTTCATGCCCTGGCGCTCTGTGACGGGCGCGGCTGGCGACTTCACGCCGCATGGTCCCTACGAGATGGATACGCTGCTGCGGGGCGTGTTCGACAAGGAACGGTTCCTTGCGCTCATCCGCGACTTCATCGTATTCGGTGACCAGGGAGCAGGCGCCTTTAAGATCATCGGCGGGTATCACCAGTTCCACGGTGCCCGTAAAGCGATTGCCAGCGCCATCGAGGCGGCAAAGCCGGACGGCAACCGCAAGATCGGCGTGATCTGGCATACCCAAGGCTCTGGCAAGAGCTTCCTGATGGCGTTTCTCGGAGGCTTGATCGTCCGCTCGCGGGAACTGGAGAACCCCACGCTGATCGTGTTGACTGACCGCAACGACCTTGACGATCAGCTCTTCGGCACCTTCAGCCTTTGCAAGGATTTGATCCGCCAGACGCCCGAGCAGGCCAATAGCCGGGACGATCTACGGCGACTGTTGAACCGGGCATCAGGTGGGGTGATCTTCACCACCGTTCAGAAGTTCACGCCCGAGGCGGGTGAGGAACGCTTCCCGATGCTGACGGACCGGCGCAACGTAATCGTCATGGCGGACGAGGCTCACCGTAGCCAGTACGGGTTCGACGCAAAGCTGGACAAGGAAACTGGCAAGCGCCGTTATGGCTACGCCCACTACATCCGCGAGGCTCTCCCAAATGCCTCCTTCATCGGCTTCACGGGAACGCCGATCGAGGCAGACGACGTTAACACGCCGGCTATCTTCGGAGAGTACATCGACATCTACGACATCAGCCGGGCAGTCGAGGACAAGGCGACGGTCCCGATCTACTACGAGAGCCGGCTGGCCCGCATCGAGCTGAACGAAGACGAGAAGCCGAAGATCGATGCCGAGATCGAGGCGATGCTCGAAGACGACGCTTTGAGCGAGCAGGAGAAGCAGAAGGCCAAGTGGACGACCGTAGAGCGGCTGGTGGGCTCGAAGAAGCGCCTCTCCCAGGTTGCGGCCGATCTCGTCTCGCACCTTGAGAAACGCGTTGAAGGCTTGCCGGGCAAAGCAATGGCGGTTTGCATGAGCCGCCGCATTTGTGTCGACCTCTACAATGAGATCGTTGCGCTTCGGCCCGATTGGCATTCGGACGATGACGACAAAGGCGCGATCAAGATCGTGATGACCGGCTCGGCTTCCGACCCGCTGGAGTGGCAGCCGCACATCGGCAACAAAAAGCGGCGCGACGATCTCGCCAAGCGAGCGCGCAAGCTCGACGATCCGTTGAAGCTTGTGATCGTGCGCGACATGTGGCTGACCGGCTTCGACGCGCCCTGTATGCACACCATGTATGTCGACAAGCCCATGCACGGCCACGGTCTGATGCAGGCGATCGCCCGCGTCAACCGCGTCTTTAAGGACAAGCCGGGTGGGCTGATCGTAGACTATATCGGCATTGCCCAGAACCTGAAGAAGGCTTTGGCACAGTACTCCCAGTCCGACCGAGATAAGACCGGCATCGATGAGGAGGAAGCCGTTGCCGTCCTTCTGGAGAAGTACGAGATCGTGCGCGCGATGTTCAATGGTCACGACTACAGCCTCGGCATATCTGGCGCCCCGCAGCAGCGCTTGAAGGCTTTGGCTGATGGCATCGACTGGATACTGAAGTGGCAGCACAAGGAAGCCACCAAGGTCGAGGGCATCGAGGCCAAGAAGAAGGCACATCGTCGCTATCAGGATGCAGTGTTGGAATTGAGCAAGGCCTATGCGCTCGCCTCGGCAAGCGATGCCGCAGCAGAAATCCGCGACGAGGTAGGCTTCTTCCAGGCCGTACGCGCTGCGCTCGTGAAGACGACCGCAACCGGCAAGATGTCGGACAAGGCCAAGTCGCTCGCTGTCGAGCAGTTGCTTAATCAGGCTGTCGCCAATGCCGAGATCATCGACATCCTCAAAGCTGCCGGGCTGCAGTCACCGGACATCTCCGTTTTGTCAGATGAGTTCCTTGCCGACGTGCAGCGTATGGCGAAGAAGAACCTCGCGCTGGAGGCGTTGAGGAAGCTACTGAATGGCGAGATTAAGAGCCGCTCACAAACCAACGTGGTCCAGTCCAAGGCATTCTCCAAGCGGCTGGAGGAGGCGGTTACCCGCTACCATGCCAACGCGATCTCCACCGTCGAGATGATCCAAGAGCTGATAGCGCTCGCCAAGGAGATGCAGGCCGCAGCCGCACGGGGAGAAGAGTTGGGCCTCTCGCAGGAGGAGATTGCCTTCTACGATGCCCTCGCGGCCAATGACAGCGCTGTTCAGGCTATGGGCAGCGACCAGCTTCGAGTGATCGCCCATGAGCTTGTTGAGCAAATGCGCAAGTCTGTAACCGTCGACTGGCAGCATAGGGCAGCCGCTCGGGCGAAGATGCGGGTGCTGGTGAAACGCATCCTCAAGAAGTTCGGATATCCGCCTGATCTGGAGCAGGATGCCGTTCAAACCGTGTTGGCCCAGGCGGAGTTGTTGTTACGAGAGGTTGCTAGCGCACATTAA
- a CDS encoding restriction endonuclease subunit S gives MKLEDYPVEIIDGDRGAEYPKKADFTPAGYCLFLNAGNVTADGFAFDQCAFISEERDRKLRKGRLLRNDTVVTTRGTVGNFAFYGPTVQYANVRINSGMVILRPDLNKLLPRFFYFAVRSPSFDKQIKSLTSGSAQPQLPIRDMRKLHLPLPPIEEQRRIVEVIGSLDDKIELNRRMNETLEAMAQAIFRDWFVDFGPTRRKLEGASDPFEIMGGLVTDVERAQALADLFPIRLGDNGLPEGWREAEVASVVTLLKRGIAPSYCDDGVLVINQKCIRGKAVNFTLARRHDVAKRAPKERALEKDDVLVNSTGVGTLGRVATVRGLKEAATVDSHVTICRADASKISKLILSLFMEDKQSLIETLGHGSTGQTELNAASLGGLVVTVAPKSLQSAFDEVVGPLRDLVTCNSDQSGTLAATRDILLPKLMSGEIRLQEADEVLEAAQ, from the coding sequence TTGAAACTGGAGGACTATCCAGTCGAGATTATAGATGGTGACCGTGGCGCGGAATACCCGAAGAAAGCCGATTTCACTCCCGCCGGCTACTGCCTTTTTCTGAATGCCGGAAACGTCACAGCCGATGGTTTCGCCTTCGATCAATGCGCTTTCATATCCGAAGAGCGTGACCGCAAGCTTCGAAAAGGTAGGCTCCTCCGCAACGACACCGTAGTCACAACGAGAGGAACCGTAGGCAATTTCGCCTTTTATGGTCCAACAGTTCAATATGCCAACGTGCGCATAAACTCAGGGATGGTGATCCTCCGGCCTGACCTAAACAAACTACTGCCACGCTTCTTCTATTTCGCAGTTCGATCTCCATCGTTTGATAAGCAGATTAAGTCGCTGACATCCGGAAGCGCGCAGCCACAACTCCCCATTCGCGACATGCGAAAGCTGCATTTGCCGCTGCCGCCCATAGAGGAGCAGCGGAGGATCGTGGAAGTGATTGGCTCCCTCGATGACAAGATCGAACTGAACCGGCGGATGAACGAAACGCTGGAGGCGATGGCGCAGGCGATCTTCCGCGATTGGTTCGTCGATTTCGGCCCCACCCGCCGCAAGCTTGAGGGCGCATCCGACCCCTTCGAGATCATGGGAGGCCTCGTCACCGATGTCGAGCGGGCGCAAGCGCTCGCCGATCTCTTCCCGATAAGGCTCGGGGACAACGGGCTGCCGGAGGGATGGAGAGAGGCAGAGGTCGCCTCGGTCGTCACCTTGCTAAAGCGTGGCATCGCGCCGTCCTACTGCGATGACGGGGTACTCGTAATCAACCAAAAATGCATTCGTGGCAAAGCGGTGAACTTCACGCTTGCCCGACGGCACGATGTGGCGAAGAGGGCGCCCAAAGAGCGAGCGCTTGAGAAAGACGACGTGCTTGTGAACTCCACGGGTGTCGGCACCCTTGGCCGAGTGGCGACCGTTCGTGGACTGAAGGAGGCTGCCACAGTTGATAGTCACGTCACGATTTGCCGGGCTGACGCGTCCAAAATCTCCAAGCTCATCCTGTCCCTGTTCATGGAGGACAAGCAGAGCCTGATTGAAACCTTGGGGCATGGCTCGACCGGCCAGACCGAATTAAACGCTGCCTCGCTTGGAGGTCTGGTGGTGACAGTCGCTCCAAAGAGCCTGCAGTCTGCGTTTGACGAGGTTGTAGGGCCTCTACGAGACCTGGTTACATGCAATTCCGACCAATCTGGCACGCTTGCAGCGACCCGCGACATCCTCCTTCCTAAGTTGATGTCTGGCGAAATCCGGCTTCAGGAAGCGGATGAAGTATTGGAGGCGGCGCAGTGA